From Levilactobacillus zymae, a single genomic window includes:
- a CDS encoding adenylosuccinate synthase: MSSTVVVGSQWGDEGKGKITDFLSEKADVIARYQGGDNAGHTIVFNGQTFKLRLIPSGIFYADKTSVIGNGVVLNPKSLVEELQYLNDNGVVTDNLRISDRAHVILPYHILLDKCQEKTKTNKIGTTNKGIGPAYMDKAERVGIRVADLLDRDTFAAKLKQNLAEKNELFIKLYDEQPLNFDDIFETYYQYGQQLKAHVTDTSVVINDAIDAGKNVLFEGAQGVMLDIDHGTYPFVTSSNPVAGGVTIGSGVGPTKINQVVGVCKAYTSRVGDGPFPTELHDEIGDTIRETGHEYGTVTKRPRRIGWFDSVVLRHAKRVSGLTHLSLNCLDVLTGLKTVKICKAYELNGETIYHYPASLKDLSACQPVYEELPGWTEDITGCRSLAELPENARNYVKRLEELVGVPVATLSVGPDREQTNILQSIWD; encoded by the coding sequence ATGTCATCAACAGTAGTAGTTGGTAGTCAATGGGGCGATGAAGGAAAGGGCAAGATCACTGATTTTCTAAGTGAAAAAGCGGACGTTATCGCGCGCTACCAAGGGGGCGACAACGCCGGTCACACCATCGTCTTCAACGGCCAAACGTTTAAATTACGCTTGATTCCGTCTGGGATTTTCTACGCGGATAAGACCAGTGTGATTGGTAACGGTGTGGTCCTGAACCCGAAGTCCTTAGTTGAAGAACTACAGTACCTCAACGACAACGGCGTGGTCACGGACAATCTCCGGATTTCCGATCGGGCCCACGTCATCCTGCCTTACCACATTCTCTTGGACAAGTGCCAAGAAAAGACCAAGACCAACAAGATTGGGACCACCAACAAGGGAATCGGCCCGGCTTACATGGATAAAGCCGAACGGGTCGGTATCCGGGTGGCCGACTTGCTCGACCGCGACACCTTCGCCGCGAAGCTCAAACAAAACTTGGCCGAAAAAAATGAGTTGTTCATCAAACTCTACGATGAACAACCCCTGAACTTTGACGATATTTTCGAAACCTACTATCAATATGGGCAACAATTGAAGGCCCACGTCACCGACACCTCCGTGGTGATCAACGACGCCATCGACGCCGGCAAGAACGTGTTGTTTGAAGGCGCTCAGGGCGTGATGCTCGACATCGACCACGGGACTTATCCGTTCGTCACTTCTTCAAACCCTGTGGCTGGGGGCGTGACCATCGGTTCCGGGGTCGGCCCAACCAAGATCAACCAAGTGGTCGGCGTCTGCAAGGCCTACACATCTCGGGTCGGCGACGGCCCCTTCCCCACTGAACTGCACGACGAGATTGGCGACACCATCCGGGAGACCGGCCACGAATACGGTACGGTCACTAAGCGGCCTCGCCGGATCGGGTGGTTCGACAGCGTGGTGCTCCGGCACGCCAAGCGCGTTTCCGGCTTGACTCACCTGTCCCTGAACTGTCTAGACGTCCTGACTGGCCTAAAGACCGTCAAGATCTGCAAGGCCTACGAACTCAACGGCGAAACGATTTACCACTATCCCGCTAGCTTGAAGGACCTCTCGGCTTGCCAACCGGTCTACGAAGAATTACCAGGCTGGACCGAAGACATCACCGGTTGCCGGTCATTGGCGGAATTACCCGAAAACGCCCGCAACTACGTCAAGCGGCTTGAAGAACTCGTCGGCGTCCCCGTGGCTACCTTGTCCGTGGGTCCCGACCGTGAACAAACCAACATTTTACAGTCCATCTGGGACTAA
- a CDS encoding cation transporter — MTSVKQQAFRRGLHLEYFSTAWMTFEFLVGFTSGLKAGSILLIAFGLDSFLEIISGGTLIWRLRKSVTGTASDAAIAQAERRSSLIVGTVLLLLAVYVIGVSGYNLATHQLADTSWSGITIAVASVLLMPVLAVGKRRIGQRIGSPALIEDGMCNITCAYMAGTVLMGAVLTAAFGWWWADSVAALVLVYFIASEGWEAFQNGRGEG, encoded by the coding sequence ATGACATCAGTTAAGCAACAGGCGTTTCGCCGGGGGTTACACCTCGAATATTTCTCAACGGCCTGGATGACCTTTGAATTTCTGGTTGGGTTCACTTCGGGGTTAAAGGCGGGGTCCATCCTGTTGATCGCCTTCGGGTTGGACAGCTTTTTAGAAATCATCTCGGGTGGCACCTTAATCTGGCGGCTCCGCAAGTCGGTGACGGGTACGGCTAGCGATGCGGCCATTGCGCAAGCCGAGCGGCGGTCGTCGTTAATCGTGGGGACGGTGCTACTATTACTGGCGGTTTACGTCATCGGGGTGTCGGGGTACAACCTGGCCACGCACCAGTTGGCCGATACCAGCTGGTCGGGAATAACGATTGCGGTGGCTTCAGTGCTACTGATGCCGGTCCTGGCTGTGGGTAAGCGCAGGATTGGTCAGCGGATTGGGTCGCCGGCCTTGATCGAGGATGGCATGTGTAACATCACCTGCGCCTACATGGCGGGAACCGTCTTGATGGGGGCGGTTTTGACCGCTGCGTTCGGCTGGTGGTGGGCCGATTCCGTGGCTGCGCTGGTCCTGGTCTATTTCATTGCCAGTGAGGGCTGGGAAGCCTTTCAGAATGGTCGGGGTGAAGGTTAG
- a CDS encoding shikimate kinase: protein MQAILIGFMGSGKTTVGQLLAAELGTHHADLDDMIVQRAGKTISTIFAERGEAYFRQLEQQTLRDAIAQPGILSTGGGTPTIAANAAILKASPVPVICLTASDQTILGRVAQDTGRPLVDELGSGGLMALKQKRAALYRAAADVAVATDGLTPAQIVAEIKTRVLQPGHRLAANG, encoded by the coding sequence ATGCAAGCCATTTTGATTGGGTTCATGGGCAGTGGGAAGACCACCGTGGGTCAGCTATTAGCCGCGGAACTGGGCACCCACCACGCCGACCTAGATGACATGATTGTCCAACGCGCTGGAAAGACCATTAGCACGATTTTTGCGGAACGGGGCGAAGCCTATTTTCGCCAGCTTGAACAACAGACCCTCCGCGACGCTATCGCCCAACCGGGAATCCTCTCCACGGGGGGCGGTACGCCCACGATTGCGGCCAACGCGGCGATTTTAAAGGCCAGCCCGGTACCCGTCATTTGTTTGACGGCCAGCGATCAGACAATTCTGGGGCGCGTGGCGCAGGACACCGGCCGGCCCCTGGTCGACGAACTGGGCAGCGGGGGGTTAATGGCCTTGAAGCAAAAACGCGCGGCCCTGTACCGCGCGGCGGCCGACGTGGCGGTCGCTACGGACGGGTTGACCCCGGCTCAAATCGTGGCCGAGATCAAGACCCGGGTTTTACAGCCGGGGCACCGACTGGCGGCCAACGGGTAA
- a CDS encoding prephenate dehydrogenase produces MPKILIKGLGLIGSSLALAIRAAHPDDQLVGCDVNSDSLDYAVAQHLIDERADDFMAAAPTADVIILAGPVSVICDDLALLASLTLKPDVLITDVGSTKQTVLRAAKPLQQRGVTFIGGHPMAGSHKSGVTAGRADLFENAFYFLVPGLAPTSTVTRLQDLLVGTHVKWLTVTPTQHDRIVGQLSHLPHIVAAALVNQTQAALADSPLGLRLAAGGFKSITRIASSDPTMWTAILLNNGALVADQLRAYQAELNRMETAITTQDAAQINAFFTHAKTTRDHLGPDRLGSLPNFFDLFLNVPDQVGAIADVTHRLAAAHLSLVNIHILEIREEVDGVLQLTFGEAATRDQAAELLQGADYQIVRRS; encoded by the coding sequence ATGCCTAAAATTTTGATTAAGGGCCTCGGCCTGATTGGCAGTTCGTTAGCGTTAGCGATTCGCGCGGCGCACCCGGACGACCAGTTGGTGGGCTGTGACGTTAATTCTGACAGCCTCGACTATGCGGTGGCCCAACACCTGATCGACGAACGGGCAGACGACTTTATGGCCGCCGCGCCGACCGCCGACGTGATCATCCTGGCCGGTCCGGTCAGTGTGATCTGTGACGACCTGGCGTTGCTGGCGTCGTTAACGCTCAAACCCGACGTCTTGATCACCGACGTGGGGAGTACCAAGCAGACCGTTTTACGGGCCGCCAAGCCCTTGCAACAGCGCGGGGTCACCTTTATCGGCGGCCACCCCATGGCCGGGTCGCACAAGTCCGGGGTGACCGCCGGCCGCGCCGATTTATTCGAAAACGCGTTTTACTTTCTGGTGCCGGGTCTCGCACCGACTAGCACGGTAACCCGGCTACAGGACCTCCTGGTGGGCACCCACGTCAAATGGCTGACGGTCACGCCGACCCAACACGACCGCATCGTGGGGCAACTGAGCCACCTCCCCCATATCGTGGCCGCTGCGCTGGTCAACCAGACGCAAGCCGCGTTGGCGGACTCGCCGTTGGGGCTGCGGTTAGCGGCCGGGGGCTTCAAGAGTATCACCCGAATCGCCTCGTCGGACCCAACTATGTGGACCGCCATCCTACTGAACAACGGCGCCCTGGTAGCCGATCAGTTACGGGCTTACCAGGCGGAACTGAACCGGATGGAAACGGCGATTACCACCCAGGATGCCGCGCAGATCAACGCGTTTTTCACCCACGCCAAGACCACCCGCGACCACCTGGGGCCCGACCGGTTGGGCAGCCTGCCTAATTTCTTTGATTTATTCCTGAACGTGCCCGACCAGGTCGGTGCCATTGCGGACGTCACGCACCGGTTGGCCGCCGCTCACCTGAGCTTAGTCAACATTCATATTTTAGAGATTCGTGAAGAAGTTGACGGGGTCTTGCAGCTGACCTTCGGGGAAGCCGCGACCCGCGACCAGGCCGCCGAGTTATTACAGGGCGCCGATTATCAGATTGTGAGGAGGAGTTAA
- a CDS encoding Nramp family divalent metal transporter — MPETTTKKRKLIQYANGRSLEEINGTVEVPHDISFMKALFMYSGPGALVAVGYMDPGNWSTSITGGQNFQYLLMSVILISSLVAMLLQYMAAKLGIVSQMDLAQAIRARTSKALGIVLWIMTEFAIMATDIAEVIGAAIALYLLFHIPLVMAVFITVFDVLLLLLLTKIGFRKIEAIVVCLIMVILVVFAYQVALSNPNWGGVFAGLIPTGKTFAASPTVGGSNPLQGALGIIGATVMPHNLYLHSAISQTRKIDHNSEKDIARTVRFASWDSNIQLTLAFFVNALLLIMGVAVFKSGAVKDPSFFGLFQALSDTSTMSNGVLASVAKTGILSTLFAVALLASGQNSTITGTLTGQVIMEGFVHMRMPLWLRRLVTRVISVIPVLICVGMTSGKSAIDEHVALNDLMNNSQVFLAFALPFSMLPLLMMTDSKLEMGKFKNSLWVKVLGWLSVIRLTVLNMQGLPDQVAGFFGDNPTAAQTALAHGIADFLIVVILALLLWTIIELHHGNQQLAAHLKAEGQPSAVEAAMTEGVENHEED, encoded by the coding sequence ATGCCGGAAACTACGACCAAGAAGCGTAAGCTAATCCAGTACGCCAACGGACGATCGCTGGAGGAAATCAACGGTACCGTGGAAGTACCGCACGATATTAGTTTTATGAAGGCGTTATTTATGTATTCGGGTCCCGGAGCCTTAGTTGCCGTGGGGTACATGGATCCTGGGAACTGGTCAACGTCCATTACCGGTGGGCAAAACTTCCAGTATTTGTTAATGTCTGTCATCTTGATTTCAAGTTTAGTCGCGATGCTGCTGCAGTACATGGCAGCCAAACTTGGAATCGTGAGTCAAATGGACTTGGCCCAAGCCATTCGGGCGCGAACCAGTAAAGCCCTGGGCATTGTCTTATGGATTATGACCGAATTCGCCATTATGGCGACCGATATTGCTGAAGTCATTGGGGCGGCGATTGCGTTATACTTGCTGTTCCATATTCCGTTGGTCATGGCGGTGTTTATTACCGTTTTTGACGTGTTGCTTTTGCTCTTATTGACTAAGATTGGGTTTCGGAAGATCGAAGCGATTGTGGTCTGCCTGATTATGGTAATTTTGGTGGTCTTCGCTTACCAAGTTGCCTTGTCTAACCCCAACTGGGGCGGCGTTTTTGCCGGATTGATTCCGACTGGTAAGACGTTTGCGGCTAGCCCAACCGTGGGCGGGTCTAATCCACTGCAGGGGGCACTAGGAATCATTGGGGCGACCGTGATGCCGCACAACCTGTACCTGCACTCCGCTATTTCGCAAACCCGGAAGATCGACCACAATTCCGAAAAGGATATTGCGCGGACGGTCCGGTTTGCTAGCTGGGATTCCAACATTCAACTGACGTTAGCCTTCTTCGTCAACGCGTTGCTGTTGATCATGGGGGTTGCCGTCTTCAAGTCCGGCGCCGTCAAGGATCCGTCGTTCTTCGGGCTGTTTCAAGCCTTATCCGATACCTCGACCATGAGTAACGGTGTGCTGGCCTCGGTTGCGAAGACCGGGATTCTCTCCACGTTATTTGCCGTGGCGCTGTTAGCTTCCGGGCAAAATTCCACGATTACCGGGACCTTAACCGGTCAGGTCATTATGGAAGGGTTCGTCCACATGCGGATGCCGCTATGGTTACGTCGGTTAGTCACCCGGGTCATCTCCGTGATTCCGGTGTTGATCTGCGTGGGCATGACCAGTGGGAAGAGTGCCATCGACGAACACGTGGCTTTGAACGATTTAATGAACAATTCGCAAGTCTTTCTGGCCTTCGCCTTACCTTTCTCGATGCTGCCGTTGTTGATGATGACCGACAGTAAACTTGAGATGGGGAAGTTCAAGAATTCCTTATGGGTCAAGGTTCTGGGATGGTTATCCGTGATTAGATTAACCGTGCTGAACATGCAGGGACTGCCCGACCAAGTCGCCGGTTTCTTCGGGGACAACCCGACGGCGGCACAAACGGCGTTGGCTCATGGGATTGCCGACTTTCTGATTGTCGTGATTCTGGCCTTGTTACTGTGGACCATCATTGAATTGCACCACGGTAATCAACAGTTAGCCGCCCACCTGAAGGCGGAAGGGCAACCATCCGCCGTAGAAGCGGCGATGACCGAAGGCGTGGAAAACCACGAAGAGGATTAA
- a CDS encoding Nramp family divalent metal transporter: protein MSDNVAKKHKLIQYANGRSLEEINGTVKVPRNISFGKALFMYSGPGALVAVGYMDPGNWSTSITGGQNFQYLLMSVILISSLVAMLLQYMAAKLGIVSQMDLAQAIRARTSKALGIVLWIMTELAIMATDIAEVIGAAIALYLLFNIPLVISVFITVFDVLLLLLLTKIGFRKIEAIVVCLIMVILVVFAYQVALSNPDWGGVFKGLIPTGATFAEKPVIGGNNPLQGALGIIGATVMPHNLYLHSAISQTREIDHSDEADIARTVRFASWDSNIQLTLAFFVNALLLIMGVAVFKSGAVKDPSFFGLFQALSDTSTMSNGVLAGVAKTGILSTLFAVALLASGQNSTITGTLTGQVIMEGFVHMRMPLWLRRLVTRLISVIPVLICVMMTSGKSAIAEHTALNDLMNNSQVFLAFDLPFSMLPLLMMTDSKLEMGKFKNTMWVKILGWVSVVGLTVLNMKGLPDQIAAFFGDNPTAAQTNTANLIAYILIAAILALLVWTIVELHQGNKRLENHLKAEGVESAVEAVMTDDAADQEA from the coding sequence GTGTCTGATAACGTTGCAAAGAAGCACAAGTTGATTCAGTACGCCAACGGTCGTTCGTTGGAAGAAATCAACGGCACGGTTAAAGTGCCACGTAATATTAGTTTTGGAAAGGCCCTGTTTATGTATTCCGGTCCGGGTGCCTTGGTTGCCGTGGGGTACATGGATCCCGGGAACTGGTCCACGTCGATCACCGGGGGACAAAATTTCCAGTACTTACTCATGTCTGTTATCTTGATTTCAAGTTTAGTGGCGATGTTGCTGCAATACATGGCCGCCAAACTTGGGATCGTGAGTCAGATGGACTTGGCCCAAGCCATTCGGGCGCGGACCAGTAAAGCCCTGGGAATCGTCTTATGGATCATGACAGAATTAGCCATTATGGCCACGGATATCGCTGAAGTTATCGGGGCGGCGATCGCGTTATATCTATTATTCAATATTCCCTTAGTCATTTCCGTGTTCATTACCGTTTTTGACGTTTTGCTCTTACTGTTACTGACCAAGATTGGGTTCCGGAAGATCGAAGCCATCGTGGTCTGCCTGATCATGGTGATTCTGGTGGTCTTTGCCTACCAAGTGGCGCTTTCTAACCCAGACTGGGGTGGCGTCTTCAAGGGCTTGATTCCGACCGGTGCCACCTTCGCGGAAAAGCCAGTGATTGGCGGGAACAATCCGTTACAAGGGGCTCTAGGAATCATCGGGGCGACCGTGATGCCGCACAACCTGTACCTGCACTCGGCCATCTCGCAAACGCGGGAAATTGACCACAGTGACGAAGCTGACATCGCCCGGACCGTGCGTTTCGCTAGCTGGGACTCCAACATTCAACTGACGTTGGCCTTCTTCGTGAATGCCTTGCTGTTGATCATGGGGGTTGCCGTCTTCAAGTCCGGTGCCGTCAAGGATCCGTCGTTCTTCGGGCTGTTCCAAGCCTTGTCCGATACGTCAACCATGAGCAACGGGGTCTTAGCCGGGGTCGCCAAGACCGGGATCTTATCAACCTTGTTCGCCGTGGCACTGTTAGCCTCCGGGCAAAACTCCACGATTACCGGGACCTTAACCGGTCAGGTCATCATGGAAGGCTTTGTCCACATGCGGATGCCACTTTGGTTACGGCGTTTAGTTACCCGGTTGATTTCCGTGATTCCTGTGCTGATCTGTGTCATGATGACCAGTGGGAAGAGCGCCATCGCCGAGCACACTGCGTTAAACGACCTGATGAACAACTCACAAGTCTTTCTGGCGTTTGATTTGCCATTCTCGATGCTGCCGTTGTTGATGATGACTGACAGTAAGTTGGAAATGGGAAAGTTCAAGAACACCATGTGGGTCAAGATTTTAGGGTGGGTCTCCGTTGTGGGACTGACCGTCTTGAACATGAAGGGTCTGCCAGATCAGATTGCCGCCTTCTTCGGGGACAACCCGACGGCCGCTCAAACGAATACCGCTAATCTGATTGCCTACATTCTGATTGCCGCAATCCTAGCCTTACTGGTTTGGACCATCGTTGAACTCCACCAAGGTAACAAGCGGTTGGAAAACCACTTGAAGGCTGAGGGGGTTGAATCTGCCGTGGAAGCGGTGATGACCGATGACGCTGCTGACCAAGAAGCATAA
- a CDS encoding universal stress protein gives MATKFNRILVGVDDSADALLAFEYALHQAKRDDAELYIVSVLESDDMSVYEALSKDYVHGERQALEQHIQDYQQQAQKAGLTKVHALVADGGPGETIVKDVIPHVQPDLLIIGSEAKKGVRRHFGSQAAYMAKYSPISVLVIR, from the coding sequence ATGGCAACAAAGTTTAACCGTATTTTAGTGGGGGTCGACGATTCGGCCGACGCGCTGTTAGCATTTGAGTACGCCTTGCATCAAGCCAAGCGTGATGATGCGGAACTCTACATCGTGTCCGTATTGGAAAGCGATGATATGAGCGTCTATGAAGCTTTGAGTAAAGACTACGTGCACGGGGAGCGTCAGGCACTGGAGCAACACATTCAGGACTATCAACAACAGGCCCAAAAGGCCGGTCTGACGAAGGTGCACGCGTTGGTCGCGGACGGGGGACCGGGAGAAACCATCGTCAAAGATGTGATCCCCCACGTTCAACCAGATTTGTTAATCATTGGTTCGGAAGCCAAGAAGGGCGTTCGGCGCCACTTCGGGAGTCAAGCCGCCTACATGGCGAAATACTCACCGATTTCGGTTTTGGTGATCCGGTAA